In a single window of the Natator depressus isolate rNatDep1 chromosome 24, rNatDep2.hap1, whole genome shotgun sequence genome:
- the LOC141977486 gene encoding immunoglobulin kappa light chain-like, producing the protein MLTASREGILIQQSPAQIFLASGETAQIDCKLSTRRQYIYWYKELQNGSLHGIYQSYEFSAAPHEKYSSTVNISANTFTLIISNVQRNDSGVYYCGLAVYVHPNFGNGTRLIVTDASEPSLSILVPSNPEDAELPPVIPLLCLLSDFTPPWSAVLWDTGEQVSEGQMDTGAIDGNGDFSVWSLMTIPSETWNQKTNCICTAKESSTGRSINATVSKETGRVSYPI; encoded by the exons ATGC TGACTGCTTCACGGGAAGGGATATTGATCCAGCAGAGCCCAGCACAGATCTTTCTGGCCTCTGGAGAAACTGCACAGATAGACTGTAAGCTTTCAACAAGAAGGCAGTATATATACTGGTACAAAGAACTTCAGAATGGAAGTTTGCACGGGATTTACCAGAGTTATGAGTTTTCTGCAGCTCCACATGAAAAATACTCGAGTACAGTGAACATTTCGGCAAACACGTTTACTCTGATTATAAGTAACGTACAAAGAAATGACTCTGGGGTTTATTATTGTGGCCTTGCTGTATACGTACATCCGAACTTCGGGAATGGGACCAGGCTAATTGTCACAG ATGCCTCTGAGCCGAGCCTTTCCATCCTGGTTCCCTCCAACCcagaggatgctgagcttccccCCGTCattcctctgctctgcctgctctctgATTTCACTCCTCCCTGGAGTGCTGTTCTCTGGGACACTGGGGAGCAAGTGTCTGAAGGTCAGATGGATACTGGAGCCATAGATGGGAACGGGGACTTTAGTGTTTGGAGCCTAATGACAATCCCTTCTGAGACGTGGAACCAGAAGACGAACTGCATTTGTACAGCCAAGGAGAGCAGCACAGGGAGAAGCATCAATGCTACAGTCTCCAAGGAAACAGGTCGAGTATCGTATCCTATCTAA
- the LOC141977487 gene encoding immunoglobulin kappa light chain-like, protein MTPLQPRKCDAKKAQSYAEPCPMLGAQLSLYPTQQFLFVEISATAKIPCSSKEKLEGGGISVYWYRRREGEGPTCIKKCLNDQNISKFACKPETRGMTLEIYNVQQKESGDYYCAVKSSSYLIFDNGTTLIVGDSYTSSSWVLLLVPSPHGLISTGTVDLACIFHGVSNPVQISWNISGDLQEQTLKRSLKAKDGSLMFISHLSIPKDTWTSVKIFTCEVKFNSSGSSVKKSARYFERE, encoded by the exons ATGACACCTCTACAGCCTCGTAAATGCGATGCCAAAAAGGCCCAATCCTACGCGGAGCCATGCCCCA TGTTGGGAGCACAGTTATCTCTGTACCCGACTCAGCAATTCCTGTTTGTCGAAATTAGTGCTACGGCAAAGATCCCCTGTTCTTCCAAAGAAAAACTGGAAGGAGGTGGCATTTCGGTTTATTGGTACAGGAGAAGAGAAGGTGAGGGGCCCACCTGCATCAAGAAGTGCTTAAATGATCAAAATATAAGTAAGTTTGCTTGCAAACCCGAGACACGCGGCATGACACTGGAAATCTACAATGTTCAGCAGAAGGAGTCTGGTGACTATTACTGTGCAGTTAAATCCAGCAGCTATCTGATTTTCGACAATGGAACCACACTGATTGTTGGAG ACAGCtacaccagcagcagctgggttCTGCTTCTGGTTCCATCTCCCCACGGCCTCATTTCCACTGGGACGGTTGATCTGGCTTGCATTTTCCATGGAGTCTCCAATCCAGTCCAAATTTCCTGGAATATTTCTGGGGATCTGCAGGAACAGACGCTAAAGCGATCACTGAAAGCAAAGGATGGCTCCTTAATGTTCATAAGTCACCTTAGCATCCCAAAAGACACCTGGACAAGTGTGAAAATTTTCACGTGTGAAGTCAAATTCAACTCTTCTGGCAGCAGTGTTAAGAAAAGTGCCAGGTATTTTGAACGTGAGTGA